The following DNA comes from Kitasatospora sp. NBC_01287.
GTGACGGCGAGCCGCAAGCGGTCCACGGGGGACGGGGGGCTGACGGCCATCCTGCTGCTCCTCTGCGACGGTTCATCGGGCGGTGGGAGTCGACCACTGCGGTTGCCGAGTTGTCCACCGATTTCCGCGGAAGGCGCTTGCGGCGCTAACAGATAACAGATTTCAGATTCTGTCATCTGTTATCTGTTATCCGGGAGCTGGCATCGGCCATCCGTCAGCTGACAACTGACGTCCGGCGTCGGACATCCGGCATCCGACGTTCGGCATCCGGCATCCGGCATCCACAAGGGCGGGACGCACCAGCGCCTCCGCCACGCCCGCCACCCGCAGCACCGAAAACACCTGTGGCGCCACCCCTCCACCGGGAGGGACAGCGCCACAGGTCACACGGGCAGGTGCCTCAGTGTGCCATCACCGGCACGTCGGCGATCTCGCCGTCACCGGAGGCAGCGACCATGTTGCTCTTGCCGCCGCCGTTCAGCAGCACCGAGGCGATGACGGCCGCGGCCAGCAGGATCCCGAAGGACCACCAGATCGCGGTGGCGAATCCGTGCACCGCGGCCTGGGCCTCGATCAGCCCCTGCAGCTGCTTGGGCGCCGCCGGGTTGAAGTGCGTCTTCATGAACGCGGCGGTCGCGCTGGTCGCCACGGTGCTCAGCGCCGCGGTGCCGATCGCGCCACCGACCTGCTGCGAGGTGTTCACCATCGCGGAGGCGACACCGGCGTCCTGCGGGCGAACCCGGAAGGTGGCCAGGCTCATCGCCGGCATGAACGCGGTACCCATGCCGAGACCCATCAGGATCAGGCCGGGCAGGATCAGCCAGTACGAGGAGTCGACCTTGATCTGGGTCAGGATCAGCATGCCCGCCGAGGCGACCAGGAAGCCCGGGCCCATCAGGAAGCGGGCGGGAACCCGGTTCATCAGGCGGGCGCCGATCTGGGTGGAGCCGGTGATCATGCCGGCCACCATCGGCAGGAACGCCACACCGGTCATGACCGGCGAGTAGGACAGGATGTTCTGCATGTAGTAGGTCAGAAAGAGGAAGAGACCGAACATGCCGATCACGGCCAGGCCGAGCGACAGGTAGGCACCACCGCGGTTGCGGTCCGTCACCACGCGCAGCGGCAGCAGCGGAGCGCTGACCTTGCTCTCGACCAGGGCGAAGCTGGCCAGCAGCACGGCGGCGGCGATGAACAGACCGATGGTCATGCCCGCGCCCCAGCCGTCCTCGGAGGCCTTGGTGAAGCCGTAGACCAGGGAGACCAGACCGCTGGAGACCAGCAGCACGCCGGGGATGTCGAGCTTGTTGCGGTTGCGGGTGCCCTCGGGCTCACGGACCACCAGCACCGCGCCGGCCACCGCGATGACCGCGAACGGCACGTTGATGAGGAAGGTCCAGCGCCAGTTCAGGTACTCGGTCAGCACGCCGCCGAGGATCAGGCCGATGGCGCCACCGCCACCGGCGATCGCACCGTAGATGCCGAACGCCTTGGCCCGCTCCTTCGCCTCGGTGAACATCACCGTCAGCAGCGAGAGCGCGGCCGGTGCGAGGAGCGCGCCGAAGAGGCCCTGCAGCGCGCGGGCGCCGATCAGCATCCCGGTGCTCTGCGCCGCGCCGCCCAGCGCGGAGGCGGCTGCGAAGCCGATCAGACCGGTCATGAAGGTGCGCCGACGCCCCCAGAGGTCCGATATCCGGCCGCCGAAGAGCAGCAGGCCGCCGAAGGCCAGCGCATAGGCGGTGATCACCCACTGGCGGTTGGTGTCGGAGAAGCCGAGGGTGCGCTGGGCCGAGGGCAGCGCGATGTTCACGATGGTGGCGTCCAGCACCACCATGAGCTGGGCCAGGCCGATGAAGCCCAGTGCCTTCCAGCGGTTGGGGTCGGCCTGCGGGACGGTTTGTGACATGGGTGTACTCACCTAACGGCAGGAGTTGCTTACGGTCGGACGCGGCGGTGCCGCAACCCAGGAGACTCGGGGGCCGGACGGTCCCGGCCCACTGGTCAGCGATCGGCGAGGAGCGAACAGCGACGGATCGAGCGAGGTCCGCAGGTCGGACGGACCTGGCGGGCGAACAGTCGAGCAGAACCAGCGGAACGATCGATACGAAAGGAACGAACAGAACGATCGGTACGAACAGAACCAACAGGACGAACGGAACGGAACGAACGAAGAGAATCAGGTCCAACGGAACGAACGGTCAGATGGGGCTCAGCGGGTCAGCGGGTCAGCGGGTCAGCGGGTCAGCGGGAAACGTAGGCCGCAGGTCCTCCAGGGTGGCGGCGCGCCCGGGCAGCACGGACCGCGCCGGTGAGCGCAGCCCGTCCAGGAAGAGCTGCAAGTGGCGGCGGACGAACATCTCGTTGCCCAGGCAGTTCTCGCTGCCGGGCAGCGGACGGGTCAGCCGGGCCAGCGCGACCAGCAGGTCGCCCGGGCCCACGTCGGGGCGCAGCACGCCGGCCGCCCTGGCCCGCGCCATCAGCTCCTCGACCACGCGCTCCATCTCCAGCCTGGTGGCGAAGAGTTGCTCGTCGTCCCGCAGGACGGGGTGCTCGGAGAGCATGGAGCACAGTGCCCCGATCTGCTCGTCGGCGGCCCCGTGCGCGAAGCGGCTGATCGCCTCGAACGGGTCCCCCGGATCGGCGAGGGCCTCCCGGGCCCGCTCCAGTCCGCGTTCCAGGACCGAGAGCGTGACCTGGTGGACCAACGCGGTGCGGTCGGGGAAGTTGCGGTAGAGGGTGGCGTTGCCGACGCCGGCCTGCTTCGCGATCTCGTCGAGCGGCACGTCGGCGCCCTCGTCGGCGAAGAGCCGCCTGGCGGCGGCCAGGATCCGCTCCCGGTTGCGGGTGGCGTCCTTCCGGAGCCGGGGCGCCGCGGCGCGGATACCCGCAGCGATGGCGGAGCTGCACGCACCCACCTGCTTGGTCTCCATCGCGACCCTCCTTTCCGGGGACTCGCTCCCCACTTAGCTCGACTGTACTGCAAACGGGGAGAACCTCCCCACATATTTCCGCCCCGGCGGCTCCTTCGTCAGGTGTGAGGCGGGTCACCTCACTCGGTTGCCCACCCTGACCTGGGGGAATCGACACAGTGCGGCCGAGTGCCGGGCAACGCTGTATGGGCCGCCGCAGACTGGGCAAGAAGACCTGGTTGTCCTGCTCCGGATCATGAGGACGGTGAGCTCAGTGAATCTCGCACGACCGTCGAGCCCTTCCCTCGACAGCAAACCGCAGGCACCGCCCACGGTGACCCCGCTGACCCAGTCGTCCGCCGAGGCGTACGTGGCCAGCACCTGTTTCAAGATCGGACCTCCCGGAC
Coding sequences within:
- a CDS encoding MFS transporter; the protein is MSQTVPQADPNRWKALGFIGLAQLMVVLDATIVNIALPSAQRTLGFSDTNRQWVITAYALAFGGLLLFGGRISDLWGRRRTFMTGLIGFAAASALGGAAQSTGMLIGARALQGLFGALLAPAALSLLTVMFTEAKERAKAFGIYGAIAGGGGAIGLILGGVLTEYLNWRWTFLINVPFAVIAVAGAVLVVREPEGTRNRNKLDIPGVLLVSSGLVSLVYGFTKASEDGWGAGMTIGLFIAAAVLLASFALVESKVSAPLLPLRVVTDRNRGGAYLSLGLAVIGMFGLFLFLTYYMQNILSYSPVMTGVAFLPMVAGMITGSTQIGARLMNRVPARFLMGPGFLVASAGMLILTQIKVDSSYWLILPGLILMGLGMGTAFMPAMSLATFRVRPQDAGVASAMVNTSQQVGGAIGTAALSTVATSATAAFMKTHFNPAAPKQLQGLIEAQAAVHGFATAIWWSFGILLAAAVIASVLLNGGGKSNMVAASGDGEIADVPVMAH
- a CDS encoding TetR/AcrR family transcriptional regulator, whose translation is METKQVGACSSAIAAGIRAAAPRLRKDATRNRERILAAARRLFADEGADVPLDEIAKQAGVGNATLYRNFPDRTALVHQVTLSVLERGLERAREALADPGDPFEAISRFAHGAADEQIGALCSMLSEHPVLRDDEQLFATRLEMERVVEELMARARAAGVLRPDVGPGDLLVALARLTRPLPGSENCLGNEMFVRRHLQLFLDGLRSPARSVLPGRAATLEDLRPTFPADPLTR